The Pseudarthrobacter sp. BIM B-2242 region CGGTCACCCTCACCGCGCTGCTGTTGTGGCGCTTCGGCCTGACCAATGCGCCGGCCATCGTTGTAGTGGGCGGCATCCTCCTGCTCCTGCCCACAGGGCGCCTTGTCTCCTCCGTCCAGGACGCCATTAACGGATTCCCCGTCACGGCAGCCGGCCGGTTCCTTTCCACGTTGCTGACTTTCGGCGCGATTGTGGCCGGCATCGCGGTGGCCTTCGTGGTGGGGTCGATGACCGGGATGCAGGCGATCGACGTCACGCAGACGTTCCCCCCGGCTTACGACCTGTGGGTCCTGGTGATCTTCATCGCCGTTGCCGTGATGGCCATTGGCATCACGGAGCAGACCTCGTGGGATCTGCTGCTGCCCACCGCCGGTGTGGGGGTGGTGGGCTACTTTGTCCTGCTGGGTGCAGGATCGCTTGGCATCGGCGACCGGTTCTCACCGGCACTCGCCGCCGTGGTCATCGGCCTGCTGGCACGGGTGGTGGCACTGAAGATGGGCGCCCCGCAGCTGGTGGTGGCTGTTCCGGCGGCACTGATCCTGCTGCCCGGCCTGACCATTTTCCGCTCGATGTACGTCCTGACCATCGAGGAATCAGAAATCCTGCTGGGCGCCGGCGGCATGCTCAACGCCGGCGCCATTGTCCTCGCTACCGCGGCCGGGATTGTCCTCGGCGACACCCTGGCGCGGCCGCTGACGCGCAGCCTGGCGAGCAACGAGCGGCGGCGCGCCCGGCGGCGGTGATGCTTTAGATCTTCCCTACGGGGAGCTTCTTCTCCGCCTGGAAATCGTCCTCCACCCGGCCCTGGGCCCAGTAACCGGACAGCGATACCTGGCTCCGCTGAAGGCCCCGCTGGACAAAGAGCACATCGCGCAGCGCCTTCATGTAGCCGCGCTCGCCATGGGCAAAAACATCAACGCGTCCTGCCGGCCACTCGGCGTCAGCCACTGCCGACACCAGGAGGTTGCCGGAGCCGGCGGGAATGCCGTTGCGGCGGAGCCACGTGACCTGCACACCGTCCGGGGCGCCGATTGGCTGGACATCGGCATCGCTGTCCACCTCGAGGAACGCAAGGCCCTGTGCTTCCGCGGGCAGTGATTCGATGGCTGCCGCGATTGCCGGAAGGGCGGCCTCGTCCCCGGCGAAGAGATACCAGTCTGCCTCCGGCGACGGGTTGTAGGCACCGCCCGGACCGGTGAACGTGAAGGTGTCGCCCGGCTTGGCTGCGGCGGCCCACGGCCCGGCCAGTCCCTCGTCCCCGTGAATCACAAAGTCGATGGCCAGTTCCTGCGCTGCGGTATCCACCCAGCGGACCGTGTAGGTGCGGGTAAAGGGCCACTGCGCCCGGGGCATGGTCTCCCGGATGGTCCACAGGTCCAGGGGCAGGGCATACTCCACACCCGGCTGCGGGAACACAATTTTTACGTAGCGGTCCACGAAGCTGTTGTTCTCATAGGCGGCAAAGCCCGGG contains the following coding sequences:
- a CDS encoding threonine/serine exporter ThrE family protein, giving the protein MLRRLVQGENPPTAPMSIVDRLAGSPYANPMIQVGGVDTSARKTLDFALHLAETMFRYGAGALEVETSIIAVTAALGLKNIEVDITNQSVAINYAPKDQPPIALLRVVRSWTNNYAGLAKVHRLVTDIVAGGVGRDEAVRRLDEAITSPKPFPRWMVTMAFGVFAAVFVGVLGGGPASSAIAFVANLGVSLLARQLGRWRVPDFFTTAACAFAVTLTALLLWRFGLTNAPAIVVVGGILLLLPTGRLVSSVQDAINGFPVTAAGRFLSTLLTFGAIVAGIAVAFVVGSMTGMQAIDVTQTFPPAYDLWVLVIFIAVAVMAIGITEQTSWDLLLPTAGVGVVGYFVLLGAGSLGIGDRFSPALAAVVIGLLARVVALKMGAPQLVVAVPAALILLPGLTIFRSMYVLTIEESEILLGAGGMLNAGAIVLATAAGIVLGDTLARPLTRSLASNERRRARRR
- a CDS encoding siderophore-interacting protein codes for the protein MSTVPAATSATKKTRPQIDLTVIRREELSPHMVRIVAGGPGFAAYENNSFVDRYVKIVFPQPGVEYALPLDLWTIRETMPRAQWPFTRTYTVRWVDTAAQELAIDFVIHGDEGLAGPWAAAAKPGDTFTFTGPGGAYNPSPEADWYLFAGDEAALPAIAAAIESLPAEAQGLAFLEVDSDADVQPIGAPDGVQVTWLRRNGIPAGSGNLLVSAVADAEWPAGRVDVFAHGERGYMKALRDVLFVQRGLQRSQVSLSGYWAQGRVEDDFQAEKKLPVGKI